ATGAAGATTTACCGCTTGATACGCGGACTACTCCCCAGAATTGCCAAGAAAAACAGCCCCATCATACTGAGCTTGAGCAGATTGAAACTTGCCTCCTGTACGTCCTTGCGTTCTTGCGGTGACATTTCCACGGTTGGCGCGATGCCTTCGACCACGATGCTGGCGACAGCGAACAAGGAAAGCAACGCCGTCGCAACGGCAAGGTCACCGCGGCGCGACTTCGGCTGAATTCGATATACAGCCTTTGCGTTGATCACGAGCATAAGAAACAGAAGCATTGACATCGCGCACAACGCTAAACCGGTGAGCATGCCGAAGATAGCCGAGAGCAGCGCGCCGCCGAGGAAGAACGCCGCCCAATTTGACATCGCGAATTCATCCGGCGAGAGGACCAGTCGGCCATCCGGATGAAAGCGAAGAAACAAGTTTGAAATGGGCTCGCCCGCCCAGGCAAGGTAAAGACCAACCACCGCCACAACGGCTGCGTACACTCCAAAGTCTTGCCAATCTGTGAAGCCCACCACGACCAAGCAAATGATGGCAAACAAGAGAGGCAAAGCTGCCGCAATCAGGCCGCGTCGACTTGGCTTCGCACGACTTGCGTGATGTTGGAATATTAACAATGCTCGGTAGGGCCAGTGTTTGGCTTTGAGCGATTCTACAATCCCTTGACGAGCGTTGTCGTTCATGGGATCGAGCCGTAGAGCCTCGCGAAAATGGACGAGTGCTTCGTCGTCGTGTCCTTCGAGCAACTGCGCCCAACCGCGTACGCTGTGCGCGACCGAACTGTCTGGCGCGTAAGTGAGAGTCTCACGTG
This genomic window from Pirellulales bacterium contains:
- a CDS encoding tetratricopeptide repeat protein, whose translation is MSRQRFTLAEEQLALALADVPDDPLAHALLALCLTKREAFVQANEMAKSAVQLAPDFPYAHFMVSFVLCEQGRFQEAIPSLREALRLDPTNAMNYGLAAMIDINRGNWQDALNAAERGLECDPHNKECANLRAACLTQLGDVTGASDATRETLTYAPDSSVAHSVRGWAQLLEGHDDEALVHFREALRLDPMNDNARQGIVESLKAKHWPYRALLIFQHHASRAKPSRRGLIAAALPLLFAIICLVVVGFTDWQDFGVYAAVVAVVGLYLAWAGEPISNLFLRFHPDGRLVLSPDEFAMSNWAAFFLGGALLSAIFGMLTGLALCAMSMLLFLMLVINAKAVYRIQPKSRRGDLAVATALLSLFAVASIVVEGIAPTVEMSPQERKDVQEASFNLLKLSMMGLFFLAILGSSPRIKR